A region of the Lycium barbarum isolate Lr01 chromosome 1, ASM1917538v2, whole genome shotgun sequence genome:
ACAGCAATGCTCGGTGATCTTGATGTGGCTTTCCTATTTGTGTATGCCATTGGAATGTATTTCTCAGGGCACGTGGGCGATAGGATGGATTTGAGAGTTTTTTTGACAGCGGGAATGTTGGGAACCGGTTTATTCACAGCTCTTTTTGGAGTTGGGTATTGGGCAAACATCCATAGTTTCTATTACTATCTGATCGTTCAAATGATAGCTGGATTGTTCCAATCCACTGGATGGCCTTCAGTAGTTGCAGTGGTGGGGAATTGGTTCGGAAAGAAGAAGAGGGGACTTATAATGGGCATATGGAATGCTCACACCTCTGTTGGGAACATTACGGGGTCATTGGTCGCCTCAATCTTATTGAAATATGGATGGGGTTGGTCGATGGTTGTTCCCGGTATACTTATTGCTTTTAGTGGCATGATAGTATTCCTTTTGTTACCCGTTCATCCTGAATCTGTTGGAGGTAGTAAAGATGAAGACGAAGTGTTATCTCCCGGAAAAGAAGACGAGGTAGTTAATGAACCTCTCTTGAGATCAGACAGAGAAGAGGAATCAGCTGTGGGTTTTATAGAAGCATGGAGGATCCCGGGGGTTGCGCCATTTGCTCTTTGCCTTTTTTTCGCCAAGTTGGTGGCTTACACATTTCTCTATTGGCTGCCTTACTACATTAGCCACACAGGCATGCTAACTGTTCTATATTTGTCATGTTAGACATGTTTTTTTCTACTCAATTATGTAAAGTGAATCTCAACCCTTCTGTATGTTTAATGTTATTGCAGCTATAGATGGACGATATTTGTCTAACGAGGAATCTGGAAACTTATCAACATTGTTTGATGTTGGAGGGGTAGTAGGTGGAATCCTAGCAGGTTACATCTCTGATCAGTTGGATGCTAGAGCCATAACAGCTGCTAGCTTCATGTACTGTGTTATCCCAGCTCTATACCTATATCGCAGCTATGGACACATCTCCATGACTATAAACATCATCCTCATGGTGATTACTGGAATGTTTGTGAATGGCCCTTATGCATTGATAACAACTGCCGTTTCAGCTGACTTAGGAACACATAGCTCTTTGAAGGGTAATTCACGAGCACTTGCAACTGTCACTGCTATTATTGATGGAACTGGCTCAATTGGTGCTGCGGTTGGACCATTTATAACGGGTTACATTTCAGCGAAGAGCTGGAATGCAGTTTTTGTAATGTTGATGGGAGCAGCTTTAATTGCTGGTTTATTTTTGACTAGGCTAGTTGTAACCGAGGTGAATGGAAAGATTCAAGAATCGAGGTCTCAAGGATCATCCAGACCAATGTCTATCGATCTTGAAGTGTGACTGCCATACAATTGTGTGATAAATCCAAATGCATTTTCAGACGCAGTTTGGATATTAGACTTTGGTCAAAGGGATGAAAAGGTAGAAATGCTCAAATCAAAATGGCCTAGGATTTTGTATGGAGTACAACTTAAGATGGGGATatgaattcttcttgattttgtgagACTGACTCTGAAAGGGAGAAAACTGGAGATGACTCCTCTGGTCATCGTATATACGTATTCACATGTACATTTTGTGTGCCATAAAGGATCAAACACCTAGATGTAAAATAGTATTAGTGTGGTTGGGAGTTTGTACGCATTTTTCGTTTGATTCTTGCCAAATGCCAATACATCCTCCaaaataaaagttttttttttccataccACTGTATATGTTGATAGTGACACTGTGGTCATGTATCGAAGCCCTGGCCAAAAAGCCTTGTACAACTTAATTGGATGGGACAACTACTAATTGAATTTTGTTGATAATTTCCAATTCTTGATTGAAGCATCGTTCAAGTTGTTTTTTTAATACCTCCGAGGATGGAACTTTTTCTTCGTTTGCTCTTACATTTCAGAAGAGGGATCAGCTAGATATAAAAATCAAACAATGGTGTACTACCATTTAAACCAGACATCAATTTGAATAAAGGAGTGTCCAAAGACGTTTGAGAGTCATAACTTTCTGAAATAATCACTACTACTTCTCACAAAACTCTCCTACTTATGGCACTAGCTTTTGACAAATTTAATTGAATAATCCCAGTGAAGAAGATCAATTATTTTTGTCTTattacattttgatatgttgagGGAAAAGATCTTAAACTAGCCAAATATGTCAAGTCTATGTCAGAAAGTAAGGACAATACTTCTCACAGTTAACAATCGAAGCGTCATGAAGGTAAACAAACCTTTCTTTGGAGCTAACCTGAGATAACTGAACATGCTAAAACCCATTTGATCTTGAAAAATACTATAATGTACGACCAAATTTTAAGACAAGCTCTCCTCCGTTCCATCAACTGTTGTGGAGATTAATCCATGAAAATCATACACTTATATCTGACAAGTCGATATGAAAAACAAATGATATACGCATCAAATGCATTTTATTTGCAACCTTTGACCCAGTAATCTCATGAAACGGAACAAACTAGAAAGTGCAGTAGAGTACCAAAGACATGAAATAAAACAATTTTAAGAGATTGGTTTACAAAGACCAACACACATGATTGTCCCACTCTCACAAGAAATGAGGTGCCGCAGAGCTATATTAACATCTCTGTATTTAAAGAAAACGATCTACAAGGCCATTCTTAAATCTTTTAATCACATACACCACGAAAAAAATGCACAAGCTTCACATCTGGCCTGGCCCCTTCCGTCTTGAAGAAGTGCAGCAGAGAAAGAACACCAACTCAGCAGGAAGTAGACAATGCACCAGATATAACCACAATACCGTACAGTAGAGTAAGAAAGCATGCAGAAGTACACTTTTATCATTGGTTGTCCCCAATATCTAGACTATAGAAATTACAGTTACTCCCTTACTTCTAAGTATGTCATTTTCTAAAGAATCAAGATTTCTCCTTTCACAAGTATGCCAAACAGACGGGCTTTCTTATGGCTCGCTATCCTGCAGTAAGTAGAATATTACAAGAATACTTAGATGGGCACATAAAAGAAGAGCTTAACTTGTGAAAAATCACTAATACAAAAATGAGGACAACTTTAATCATGATTTCTGGGGAAGAAACTTTGTGAAGACTACATTCCGaggaaactttttttttaaaaacaaatataCCAAGGAAATGTTTCGCAAAGTCATATTCCTGTCTCAACAGTAAAGAGTGGCAATTGCTGATGGGAAATAAATAACCCTTGCATGGACATACTGTTGGATTATAAAAAATATATGAGCTTGTATATTTACAAAACTATCCTCTGCTAGGTTTCATTGCGTTGATACTTTACCAAGTATACCAGGGGCTAAAAACACATTATAAGAAAGCACTTTCACCTCATGACACTCTGAAGTCAGAACCCTAGCAGAGAGGGGAACAATAGCAATATCAGCAAAACAAACTAGCTAATGTTGCACAGTGTGCACTTATTACAGGTTCCCACTGCAATACTCACAACCCTTAAGTACATCAATGACAGAGAGAAAAGTATGAACTTTGCAAGAGTTCAATATTTTGCATCTTGTCAGTTTTTGTCTTTGTAGTCCCATCGAACAAACATCAGTTGAAATCAAACACCATTAGCCCATTACACTGCCATAACATTTAGGAGATGAATTGTGTTGCATTTTTCCATCGTTAAAGACTACCTAAGGTAGTGAACCATTAATCATACGCCGAGAATGCAACTGATTTGAAACAGAGATGAACCCTAGATTCTATTCAGCCCTCAACAAATATCAAATTAACACGATTATAGTAGTCTTACTTTGCAGAGAATACCATCAAAGATTCATTGCTGCAAATAAAATGTGGCTAGTAAATGTTGATATGGTTCATAAGCAAGCATCAAGGTATTTGTGCGAGACCCAAATGAAAGAACACTGTGTGCATCCAATGCGAGGTGCAGGTTGGAAAATGCTTTTGCATTGTAAATTTCTACTAGATCGAGATGACTTATTTATCTATGTCAGGAATGGTTGTTGATGATTGATATCGCCAATCCCAATCTGGGATTGAAGTGCAGTGGTTTTTATCGTCTTCTTTGACATCCTTATCTTCTCCTAGATGAATGTAAAACTCCTCGGTTGTCTTCAGTTCAAATAATTCTAAGAAAAGTTATGGGAGAATACATAGTTACCCTCTCCCACAACTTATTCCCTTTAGCTAACTACACACCTAAATCTTTTAAGCGTCTTACAACCCCTCTAGACTTGTGTGAAGTGGAATTGTTATCCCCTTATTTGCTAATGTGGTACAAATAGTATTAACTCAAGTTGAGGCGTTGAGGCGTGTCAGGAGCAAAAAATAAGAGCAAACACCATAATTTCCAATCAAAAGCCATAATTTCTGAACAAGAGTTGGGCAAACACCATTCTCTATTAAACTAGCTTCTCCTTCTCATACTTACTTTTTAACAAACTTCTTCACACCATTGAACAAAAATCCAAGACCTCTTACAATCTAACCATTCATATACACCCATGGACACTTCTTCAACTTCCCATTACCAAATTTACTCCTGTCGTATTATAATTGTTGTCGAAAACAATTTGTGGGCAATTGGCATGTCTCAGGACAAGTTTGTGGTTGGAGAAGAAGATCGTGATTGAGATAAAACAAATCTTAAGCGGGTATGATTGAGATATGAGAAAACGATAAGGAGAAGATGGTGAGAAAAAcaggtggaaaaaaaaaaatcacattttgTAAAAGAAAACTGACATTAAAATAGGACAGCCACAAACTTTAGATGTGTAGTAAGCAAAATGGGACAAGTTGGGGGGAAAAAGGAAGTAGCCGGTAATTATGTATGCTCCCAAAAGTTTTTGGTTTTAAAAAACTAAAGGTTTTTGACATGATAAATTTGCTTTCAAAGACCAAAACCAATTAATTTCAAACAACAACCAGAAATATACCTCAATCCCATGCAAGTGGAGATCGGCTGTATGAATCATCAATGTCCATGTGGCTTCATTTAAGTTCATCCTATTCCaatattatataaaataaaatgaaaataaaaacaaaaaagcaCTAGATGCTCTCTATATTTTCTACAGCATATAAATCTCTGACAGGAGTAAAGACTCCTAGAAAACATTTGACCTATAACATACTAACATGACTCAACTTAATTCCAACTAATTTGTATCGCCTATTACGAATCATTTCGTAAAACCAAAAACAAATAATCATGGTTCTCCACCATAAACTAAACTCTTTTTTACAGACAAACTTTTAAATGTTGTCATTTTGACCcaatcctctttttttttttttttaacaactgttttatcttttcttttttattgtgtAAAGTATTTTCATAAGCTCCTCTCATCTTATGCATCTTTCCAAAATGTAAAACAATTATTTCTCTTGAACcaatctttttctttctttcagatGAACGAGAACTCCGTTGGGGCAAATCCTTAAGACCAaccacagcccccccccccccccccccccatggacTCGCCCCTCTACCCTTTACTTAAATACTAGGATTAGTTTGCACGTTGGAAGTCCCGAGCCTATGACCAAAGTCACAAATCCCTTACtaatcctttattttatatttctATACTACGCTAGGAAGTACATGTTTCTTTGGATACAATGTTTACATCATAATGGAGTTGGAATGAATGACATGGGTCTAGGTGACACTTTTGCAAAATCATGGCTTGCAATTTAGTTCTGTTTCCAGAAAATATCCACCATACAACTGTTTTAGAAGATAGATTTTGTATTCAGACACTAAAATCCCACAAAAACTAGATTTCAGAAACTTCTCCTTAGGATCATTCAAAGGCACATTTGACGATTTTTACCTCCCAGAAAATGCAATATCTTCAGAACATTGACGGCACACAAAGAACACATATCTGACGGTCAAACAAttggggaaaaaagaaaaaaaaaacatcaccAAAGAGGTATAGCTGTCGAGCAGTGCCAGAAATGACAGAAAAGACTTTCCAGAAGTGATCACGTTTAGTATGTTCCGGAAAAAATCAACCAAAAGCTAGATGGCTAAGTGGCATCCGCAGCCAAACAGCTTTTCACTGTTCCATCGTCAGCGTATCACAATTGTTCCTCTACTGCAAATTTCAATGTGAAAGGCCTAAAGGTAGATAAATCTTTACCTATCAGAAAAATATGCAACTATTCACCATTACAAACAAAACTTCTAGCTGATATAACCATAATAATTCTCAGATTTTGACTAGATTTCTGCCTTAACAAAATTCTGATTCCAGGTAAACAATCTCCACCAGGATGGATGCATAGCAACAACAATTTCTCAGGAAATATAttatactgttttttttttttttctaatttaatACGAAAAATATTGTTAATGCATTGTATTATGGTTGACCTATGTCTCTAGCATAAAGAGAAAACTGGTCTACCATTCGAATTGTTCTAAATCCTGCTAAAGCTTGACACCTAACTTGACAACTAAAACGTAATTACACAAATTAAGCAACTATTAGATGAATATTGAGTACAGTTCAAGTGGTCTAGAAAAATCATTCCTAAACGTATAAAAGCGAAAATCAAAGAAAAAGGAGAACAAAAATCATCATTAACAAGTCAAATTTAGGTGACAACACTAATGATTGTATGGGTCAAACTGTACTTGTCATTAGCAAGAATTATTCGAACAATTGGGGATTGCTTAAACCTGAAATGAAAGAGACTGAATCTAAAGGCGATCCCCAGGCTTGGGGGGCTTGCGGTATTTCTCTTCAACATCTTTAGCCTTAAATAAGGCCTTCTCTATAAGCTTCTGAATGTTGGGAACGTTGTAGTTCTGTGCTATATATATACCGCACACAGTTCCTGATATGAATGAAAAACTGCTTCTTATTATCCCCATCACTCTCTTCTTGATTTGCGCCAAGTGATGCCACGGATTTGCAAGAAAACTAGTAGGGACGAGTTTGCCTTGGACTGCGCAAATTTTTTATTCCCAAATATGCCTTTGAAGAAAAGCGAACATTAGACTAAGAGAAAATATTTACACTATATAAAGCCCGTTTGGCTTAGTTGAAAAAAAGTTGGCTTTTAAACATAAGTGCTTAAAGTATCTTTttagtgctgaaagttattttataaataagaagTTACGTGTTTAGATGAAAgtgcttaaagggtttttagaagtaatggtagtattgaaattaacagaaaatataagtgataaaagggtaaagttggtCAAatcaaaatggcttttaagccaaaaaaataagtgggGTTGATAAACATCTTGgtttagcttattttaagcactttttaacttaatttaagttattttctattttaccaaacattcaaataagttaaaaaatgacttataagctggtttgaccaaaaCAGGCTCTATCACGTAATTTACACCTAACGACAGAATTAACTACGGAATTTCTATTGCGTCGCAACGTAGTACCtcaattttttaattaaaaaaaactaaAGATGGAATTTTCCGTCGCTGCAAGTATAAGTTTTTTAGAGAAAAATCAAAAGACCTAGCTACGGATATTTCGTTGCTAAATCTGTCACTAGGTATTAATAAAATTTGTCGTGCCCCTTTTATTGCTGAATCCATAGTAAAATTTAAGGCGACGGACTATTATTTTCGTTGCTAATCCGTCACTATATAATGAACTTAAATTTTAATTATTGTTTTCGCAACAACATGATTATTCCGTAGCTAATCTGTCGTTAGTTAGCGACGGAATGTGGTCTGTCGCTGAAATTATGTCGCTAAACATtgttttttttagtagtggaaGCAGAATCGAACTTCGTGGTGCACCTCATACACTCCGCCTTGAGTCCCGTCGTACATGAGGTAAACGCCACTAGCCTGACATGGGACTGGTAGAGCGAAATAACGAATTATCTCCCGGAAGACGCCAAAGCAGCAAGAGCTCTAAGAGTCAAGGAAGCACGATATTGCATGCATGAAGGGGAACTATACCGCAGGTCATACCTGGCCCTCTTGACTAATTGTCTAAGGCCTGCAGAAGCAGAGTACGTTATGAGAGGAATACATGAAGGCAGTTGCGGGACCATGCTGGTTACAAGTTGCTGAACAGAAAAATAATGAGGGCCGGATATTATTAGTCCCGGATGGAGGGAGATGCTAAAGCCTTCGTTCAAAAATGTGACAATGCCAGCAACAACCTCCAATGATTCATCAACCCGCCGAACTACTTCATTCGGTGGTGGCCTCGTGGCCCTTCTTAAAATGAGGAATGGACATCGGAGGCCCATTAACAGGAGCCGTGGGAAATGTAAGGTTCTTGCTAGTGCAGACAGATTATTTCACGAAGTAGATATAGGGAAAGGCTTTCATAAAAATCCGGGAGAAAGAAGTGATCGACTTCATCTAGGATCACATCATATGTAGGTTTGGGGTGCCGAAAGAGATAGCTTGTGACAATGGTCCTCAATTTGTGGGGGCAAAGGTCACCGAATTCCTGGAAGGGTTGAAAATCAAACTACTAGCGTCTTCTCCATACCATCCATGTGCAAATGGGCAGGCAGAATCAACCAACAAGATCTTGATTCAGAATATCAAGAAAAGCTAGAAGACGCTACGGGGAAATTGGCGGAAAGATTACCTAGGGTGTTGTGGGCATATAGAACTACTCCGAAAATAAGAATGGGAGAAACCCTATTCTCCCTGGTGTACAGGGCCGAGGCCCTGATACTTGTGGAGATCAGGGAACCAAGCGTCCAATATACTCAAACCACGGAAGAATCTAACAATGAGGTGATGACTCTTCGGTTGGAACTGCTCGAATAGCGAAGGGAAATGGCTTTTGTACGTATGGTAGCACAGAAGCAGAGGGTTGAAAGATATTTCAACAGAAAAACAAACTTGAGGTATTTCAAAATTAGGATTACGTCTTCCGAAAGGTCACCCTTGCAATGTCGGACGTCAATGCAGGCAAAATAGGTCCTAAATAGGAGGCACATACCAAATAGTGGGGATCGCGGGCAAAGAGTCTTGCTAGATCAAGGATGAGCACGGAAAAGAGTTAAAGAATAGCTGGAACGTCAGCCATCTCAAGAGATTCTACCTTTGGTAAGGGTGACATGTATGATTGTATAAATACATTACTTACTCTACCCTAACTTGCTTCCTCTCCATGATAGGAATCACTCCGGGAAGAACCACCTGTTTCCCCTCTTTGCTGACTGTTGGAAGGAGGACTGAAGACACGTGTTGCACTATTTTTCTTAGCCTAGGTTTTGTCCCAAATGGGTTTTactggcaaggtttttaacgaggcaataACACATAAACGTGTCGCATTCGATCAGAAGTCGAAAAACTTGGAGAGAGCTCTACCAAATATTTTTAAACACGATACTAGAATCCTCAGTACCTCACAAACAAGTATCAGGGGGAGAGAAAGGGTATCAAGCAAGCCGAACAGATGCACAAGGACTGGGACTGCCAGGAGAAAAGACACACTAGTCTTTGCATAGCTCTGTCCGCCCGTGTATATCTTTCTAAGATTTTATGTAAGAAATGTTATACTTCAATCAAGCAGTTTGTTCAAGTAAACTTCAGGGAAATCGAAATAAGAATCTTCACTTATTTTTTCAGAGCACTTGCCAATAAGGTATCTCTTGAAAGAACAAAAATGTTTGGGGAAAAACCGAACTCGGAAGCTATACGGCCCCGTAAAAACTGCTTCAAACACACGACACGGCCTTTAGAGCGTCTGAGTGTGTAGGTTCTATGAACCTTTGTGCCATTAAATAAGGTTGAAACGTCTTCCTCATCATCACAGAAATCCAGGGGCCTCCCCTCTCTTATTGTGAATTAGATGAGTAATTCCTGATCGCAAAAAGTGTTTCTAGAAGTGACATACCCGAATTGAGTTAAAAATGATGGCCTCAAACACAAAATGCTAAAGTGAAAAAACGGGTGCACCGGTCATCGATTTTTTAACTTAAACACCAACACTCGAATATAAACATAGTTCTGGTAGACGGGCATAGTGGTCACACCCCGACGGTTAAGGGTTAAAAATAAAAGCCAATAAGATTACTTGTTATCACTACTGTTGCCAGAAAAGCACATATCAAAGCGTAAAAAGGGAATAGATGCGGAATCAGAAATCAAGTAAACGcaatcgcatacatatatataaacaccaCGAGAAACATTTTTCTTTGAGGACTCGGGCTCAGACAAACATATTAAGGACACACAGGCGCGATATCCGGCAAGAAAAACAATAAAGAACATAACTATGAGCACGTAGGCTCAGACAAAAAGCAGATTCAGGATAGACAGACCCAACCttcaacaaaacacaaaaaaCAATCAAAGGCACAACAGCCTGAGCAGTTTTAACAGGGCACGAAGGCCTGTAGAATATAAAACATTAGCTAAGCGGGGGGAGCGGCATCTTTATCGTTCGAAGAACTAGAAGAAGCATTAGAGGTGGAAGGGGTCCGGTCATGGAGGTCATCTATAGCGATGTCGGCGGCCTCCACATCCACCTCTGCATCTATCATAGTAGAGTTAATGTCTCGGATGCGGCCCTCTTTGATATCCAGGAGAACATCAGCCCGGGTCTTTAATACGGCATAGTCCTTTATAAGATTAGAAAAGTGCTGATCGGCAGCCCCAAGCTGCTGCAGCTGGGCATTATGGGCCCTGAGCCGCGTCTCGGAAGCCTCTAGTGCTTACACTTGCCCTTGGGCAGCCAACCCCTCTGCCTCCGCCCGAGCCACTCTCTCCTAAATTTCTTAGTGGGCAGCTAGCCTCTCTCGCTTCTGTCCATTTAGAGTCCAAAAATGACCTACCGGTCACTAGCTCGAACAGATCAATCCTTAGACGGGAGTTATCGGATTGTAGTCTCCTCACCTCTTTGGATAAAGAAGGCGAGATCTTGATCATCTCAAGCACAGAAGTGATGGAAACATGGCCCTctgagaaacaaaaaaaaaacaggcGGAAGAATGAGAAATTTTGAAGAAAGGTGGTGATAAACTTAAATAAGTAACATACCTGGAGGAGCAGTCCCGCAAGGTAGGAGAGATGAGCTTCCAAGTCGAACTCGTCTTTCTCCGCCGGAGGAGGCGAGGTAGAAGGGCTGGCGCCTGCATCGTCTACAGCCTCTCCGGTGTTATAAATAACTGGCTCGGGTGGCCCCTCTCCTTTCCTCTCAGCGGCTTCGCTTTCCTCGCCCTTCTCCAAATTCACCACACCTGATATAGTTTCCTTCCAATGTTGTAGTAATCGGCGGAAAGATTGCAACCGGTGACCAATTCCTCCTAAAAAAAATGCGCTAGCATCCTCGGAAAGCCTTCGTTTTCGGCTGGCAGCGGCCGCAGCCAGCTCAAGCTTGGTTCGGGCTTCTTCTTTAGAGGGGGCCCTTCGAGACGGCGATTCTCGAGCATTAAGGCCAACGTTAAAAAACATATAAGAAAAGCATCCCCGAATATCGGGATAAGCAGTGAATAGTGGTACAAAGAGAAGGCTTTTCTCAAAACTCACCATGAATCTTACCTCGCTAGCGGTCAGCGGATATACTCCTCCATGTCCTCTCAATCTCAATAGAGAAGCCTAAGATACTCATCACCCAGCTGAAGAGACCGGGCATGTGATCTAGCTCCTCAAGGACCGCTGTAAAAAAAGAAAAGCACAAGTCAAGGAAGGGATTCTTCGATCAAAACAAAAAAGGAGGCTAAAATACTCACGAGCGTGGTTCCACAACTTCGAGAATGGTTCTAAAGATGTGTTATACAAAAGGTCAGTTGGTATCATAACAAACCTATCGTGCCACTCATGATTGTAGTCGTCCTCGGCATTGGTGATAAGACTCCGGACACCTCGGGAAGCCAGAAGCACCATCCCTCCGGAATACGCGAGGAGAGTACAGTTGGATTAGGTGGTCGAAAGTCAAGAGGAGATTGGCCCTGTCGGCCAAGTATTGAATGCACTGCACCATTCTCCAAATTGGAGGGGCCAATTGCCCTACGCAGAGTTGGTAGCGGCGGCAGAATGTTTCGATTACGTGGTGGACCGAGAGAGTGAAGCCAATTGTGAAATGATACATGTAAGCGGTAGACATGCCAGCGGAATGGTAGGAGATGTTGGCATTCGTGAGAGCCAAGTGTATCTCTACGCCGGGCCCCCAATTACAATCCAGACGTATCTGATCAAGACAAAAACTGCTAACCAGGGAGTGAATCCTCATAACAGATTTTATTCGGTGACTAATACGAAAATCCCTAGAGAAATTAAGGATTGGAGGGATGATTTCAGCGGCGGTAGAGCCTGAGATACTTCTCTTGAATCCCACAGCGGTGGTTTAAATAAGAAGAATGTAATCATTCGCCTCAATTTGCGAAATGGCATGTCTCTACGAAACGTCAGGTCTTTGCCTCTGAAGCGAAGTCGCCGAATGAGGGCAGGGGCACATTAAATGTAGCCCTGACAAAGTGTCCAATAGTGGAGGGAGTCGCGATATTTCTCTAATCTCCAGCGTGAAATTTGAAAAGGTTGGGCTCTTCCACTTCCAGTCTCATGTTCATAGAGAGGCCGAAAAGTGAAGGACTATCTGTATTGGGTCAAATCCGTACCCGGACTGGTTTTAGCAACCGGGAGCTCCAAGAGACCGAGAGGATCTCTACAGCTAGGACCCACTTTCACCTATTCGGGTCATATCAACAAATCTCGATCAGTACGCTGTGACAAAAAAGCAGGTGGGGGTATAGATAGGTCACATCAACCGACATTGATGGTTCAAAAGTCTTGTTTTGATTTCTACATGGCTAGCTTATCATgtaagctgtcacgacccgactaggggccatgatgggtactcggagctaactaccaagcaccactctttctattactcatcatacttatcctgcattcatttattattcttaTGCTTCTAATCATAGGGAAACCATTATCACTTCTAAGAACATacctacatttatatacataagcccttcgactatcaaaatgatatatatacatatatacaatgaggagatcatgagaccatactacccacacacatacgtttctacgagcctctactagagtactagacataaggacgggacaggaccccgtcgtgcccaaaacatatacacaaaataatataataaaatagcacctccggaataatggagtgctcctgtgagtcTGCTGATCAACACCTATGAATacgggtcgcctccctgtctacctgtgggcatgaacacaacgttaaaaaagaaagggtgtcagtacgagtattgtactgagtatgcaaggcatgaataacgctaacataacaagaaatcatgagacatgagatgaagatataaaCTGCTTGACCTTTAAGAGTAAACACGTGTTAcacatcatacatatataaacatatcacatgtaccattgtcattaacccgcgtccgggtaaccatcatacgccgcccactagtggtgtcatggcAAGATTATTTTTATTCTAATAATTTACTAATATTGATTGATTCCTTATTAATGAACTCATTACTATTCATTGCAGAGAAAGTGTTTCTGGCTCCCGGAACATGAAGCTCATGTCGCCCAAAACTTCCAGAAGAAAGCAGGGCAACTGCTAAAGGGTGCATTAGGAAGGGTTTGTGAAGAGCAAGCGAA
Encoded here:
- the LOC132638752 gene encoding putative glycerol-3-phosphate transporter 1; protein product: MESPTEPTTKKNNNKPLGIRYIESIQKSSLSFKTYQVIVLLVTFFAYTSYHANRKTTSIVKQALDPQSLGVGPNLPWQRNSTFRDGWFPFDGPDGTAMLGDLDVAFLFVYAIGMYFSGHVGDRMDLRVFLTAGMLGTGLFTALFGVGYWANIHSFYYYLIVQMIAGLFQSTGWPSVVAVVGNWFGKKKRGLIMGIWNAHTSVGNITGSLVASILLKYGWGWSMVVPGILIAFSGMIVFLLLPVHPESVGGSKDEDEVLSPGKEDEVVNEPLLRSDREEESAVGFIEAWRIPGVAPFALCLFFAKLVAYTFLYWLPYYISHTAIDGRYLSNEESGNLSTLFDVGGVVGGILAGYISDQLDARAITAASFMYCVIPALYLYRSYGHISMTINIILMVITGMFVNGPYALITTAVSADLGTHSSLKGNSRALATVTAIIDGTGSIGAAVGPFITGYISAKSWNAVFVMLMGAALIAGLFLTRLVVTEVNGKIQESRSQGSSRPMSIDLEV
- the LOC132638761 gene encoding uncharacterized protein LOC132638761, whose amino-acid sequence is MGIIRSSFSFISGTVCGIYIAQNYNVPNIQKLIEKALFKAKDVEEKYRKPPKPGDRL